Proteins from one Bradyrhizobium roseum genomic window:
- a CDS encoding ActS/PrrB/RegB family redox-sensitive histidine kinase, translating to MSDFADSDFRLPQRYVRLDTILRLRWLAALGQLTAIFIVAQGLEFDFSVVGCVAVVGVSALLNLALQIAFNPMQRLEPFHAAGLLALNIVELAALLFLTGGLQNPFSFLFLAPVLISATVLPLRLTIGLGLLAVACASALVFFHLPLPWDSEDPLVLPPIYLLGVWFSIVLAIGVTSLYASQAAEEARKLSDALAATELVLTREQHLTQIDGLAAAAAHELGTPLATIFLISRELEKTIDADNPMASDMKTLREQAQRCRDILAKITQLSSSGAPFDRMKLSTLIEEAVAPHRDFGVAIKVRLAVAATREPVVARNPAVLYGVGNILENAVDFARTTVEVNAWWNADTVEIVISDDGPGIAPDMLKRIGEPYLSRRRSADEAHRERTGLGLGVFIARTLLERTGARVSFSNRTFPDHGAVVQIVWPRARFEAEEKPGQPAD from the coding sequence ATGTCCGACTTCGCCGACTCCGATTTCCGCCTGCCGCAGCGCTATGTCCGCCTCGACACCATTCTCCGGCTGCGCTGGCTGGCGGCGCTCGGTCAGCTCACCGCGATCTTCATCGTGGCGCAGGGGCTGGAATTCGACTTTTCCGTCGTTGGCTGCGTCGCCGTCGTCGGCGTCTCGGCGCTGCTCAATCTCGCACTGCAGATCGCCTTCAACCCGATGCAGCGGCTGGAACCGTTCCATGCCGCGGGACTGCTGGCGCTCAACATCGTCGAGTTGGCGGCGCTGCTGTTCCTGACCGGGGGATTGCAGAACCCGTTCTCGTTCCTGTTCCTCGCCCCGGTCCTGATCTCGGCGACGGTGCTTCCGCTCCGCCTGACGATCGGGCTCGGCCTGCTCGCCGTCGCCTGCGCCTCGGCGCTGGTGTTCTTTCATCTGCCGCTGCCCTGGGACAGCGAAGACCCGCTGGTGCTGCCGCCGATCTACCTGCTCGGGGTCTGGTTCTCGATCGTGCTCGCGATCGGCGTCACCAGCCTCTATGCGTCGCAGGCCGCCGAGGAAGCGCGAAAGCTCTCCGATGCGCTGGCAGCAACCGAACTGGTACTGACGCGCGAGCAGCATCTGACCCAGATCGACGGGCTGGCAGCTGCCGCCGCGCATGAACTCGGCACGCCGCTGGCGACCATCTTCCTGATTTCGCGCGAACTGGAAAAGACCATCGATGCCGACAACCCGATGGCATCCGACATGAAAACGTTGCGCGAGCAGGCGCAGCGCTGCCGCGACATCCTGGCCAAGATAACCCAATTGTCCTCTTCCGGCGCGCCGTTCGACCGCATGAAGCTGTCGACGCTGATCGAGGAAGCGGTGGCGCCGCACCGCGATTTCGGCGTCGCCATCAAGGTGCGGCTAGCTGTCGCAGCCACGCGCGAACCGGTCGTCGCGCGTAACCCGGCCGTCCTCTACGGCGTCGGAAACATCCTGGAAAACGCCGTCGATTTCGCCCGGACCACGGTGGAAGTGAACGCCTGGTGGAACGCGGATACGGTCGAGATCGTCATTTCCGACGACGGGCCAGGCATCGCGCCCGACATGCTGAAGCGGATCGGGGAACCCTATTTATCAAGGCGCCGCAGCGCCGATGAGGCTCATCGCGAACGCACCGGGCTGGGCCTTGGCGTGTTCATTGCCCGCACGCTGCTGGAGCGCACCGGTGCCCGGGTATCGTTCTCGAACCGGACCTTTCCCGATCACGGCGCCGTGGTGCAGATCGTCTGGCCACGCGCCCGCTTCGAGGCCGAGGAAAAGCCGGGCCAGCCGGCGGATTGA
- a CDS encoding sensor histidine kinase has translation MKKLTEEFRRGWQGISQPSPLFSAGFAAGCLVLSTIARWGVAQIRPDVFFTPYFPAVFFAAAVGGARMGIATAIAGGLLGVTINFSNATVDTARLALLAIFWAVCGFAVWGVENYRTIVAQQRENAKRLIEEEEYRKLLIAELQHRLKNKTSTIHAVLHQILQDQPHIWDSIDRRLRALSATDDLIARLDGNGCDIKDMLHSELGPYGHVRFNLNGDPLFLPAKLAVSLALIFHELATNAGKYGAFSSARGLLQVSWTVSEDRLNVTWDETEGPAVENVGPSGFGTKLLQSALRAFDGGTDIRYLKTGVHCTMQCRLPAS, from the coding sequence ATGAAGAAATTGACCGAAGAGTTCCGTCGCGGTTGGCAAGGCATTTCCCAGCCTTCGCCGCTTTTCAGTGCGGGCTTCGCAGCCGGCTGTCTCGTTTTGTCGACGATCGCGCGCTGGGGAGTTGCCCAGATCCGTCCCGACGTGTTCTTCACCCCTTACTTCCCGGCGGTGTTCTTTGCCGCCGCCGTCGGCGGCGCCCGGATGGGGATCGCGACCGCGATCGCCGGAGGGCTGCTCGGCGTCACCATCAATTTCAGCAACGCCACCGTCGACACCGCGCGGCTTGCGCTGCTTGCGATATTCTGGGCGGTGTGCGGCTTCGCGGTCTGGGGCGTCGAGAATTACCGGACCATCGTCGCCCAACAGCGTGAGAATGCGAAGCGGCTGATCGAGGAGGAGGAATACCGCAAACTGCTGATCGCGGAATTGCAGCATCGGCTCAAGAACAAGACATCGACGATCCACGCGGTGCTGCACCAGATCCTGCAGGATCAGCCGCACATCTGGGACAGCATCGATCGCCGGCTCCGCGCGCTGTCGGCGACCGACGACCTGATCGCGCGGCTGGACGGCAACGGCTGCGACATCAAGGACATGCTTCATTCCGAGCTCGGACCATACGGCCATGTCCGGTTCAACTTGAACGGCGATCCGCTGTTCCTGCCGGCGAAGCTCGCCGTGAGCCTGGCTTTGATCTTTCACGAACTTGCGACCAACGCCGGCAAATACGGCGCGTTCTCCTCGGCGCGCGGGCTGTTGCAAGTATCGTGGACGGTGTCCGAAGACAGACTCAACGTCACCTGGGATGAAACGGAAGGGCCGGCCGTCGAAAACGTCGGCCCGTCCGGGTTCGGCACCAAGCTGTTGCAATCGGCGCTTCGCGCCTTCGACGGCGGGACGGATATCCGTTATCTCAAGACCGGCGTGCATTGCACGATGCAATGCCGGCTTCCGGCGAGCTAA
- a CDS encoding LLM class flavin-dependent oxidoreductase encodes MARLKFGAFLAPHHPIGENPLLQFRRDLDFVEQIDTLGYDEFWCGEHHSSGWEMIASPEMFLAAAGERTKRIKLGTGVVSLPYHHPYNVAQRMVQLDWMTGGRALFGSGPGALASDAHTLGIDPMTQRDRQDEAIAIIRRLFKGERVTAKSDWFTMQDAALQLLPLQEDMPFVVASQISPSGMTLAGKYGIGIISLGSMSTQGLMALPTQWSFAEDAAKKAGTTVSRSDWRVLLSWHIAETREQAQREAGQGLMRWHNEYTVRTLQRPGVEPFTSPEDAVEKTAGGENAASTIGTPDDLVKTIKNLIHVSGGVGAIIGFVHDWANPENTRRSWDMVARYVIPEINGYVAKLRESQKFLIENRAVFERAGQAVMAKIMENEKAAAALPLTGPGRVAIPTVNAPDLQKEAAKRKA; translated from the coding sequence ATGGCACGCCTGAAATTCGGAGCCTTTCTCGCCCCGCATCACCCGATCGGCGAGAATCCGCTGCTCCAGTTCCGCCGCGACCTCGACTTCGTCGAGCAGATCGACACGCTCGGCTATGACGAGTTCTGGTGCGGCGAGCATCACTCGTCGGGCTGGGAAATGATCGCCTCGCCGGAAATGTTTCTGGCCGCCGCCGGCGAACGCACCAAGCGCATCAAGCTCGGCACCGGCGTGGTCTCGCTGCCCTATCACCATCCCTACAACGTCGCGCAGCGCATGGTTCAGCTCGACTGGATGACCGGCGGCCGCGCCCTCTTCGGCTCCGGACCGGGCGCACTGGCGTCGGATGCGCATACGCTCGGTATCGATCCGATGACGCAGCGCGACCGCCAGGACGAGGCGATCGCGATCATCCGCCGCCTGTTCAAGGGCGAGCGGGTCACAGCGAAGAGCGACTGGTTCACCATGCAGGACGCCGCGCTGCAGCTGTTGCCGCTGCAGGAGGACATGCCGTTCGTGGTGGCCTCGCAGATCTCGCCGTCGGGCATGACGCTGGCCGGCAAATACGGCATCGGCATCATCTCGCTCGGCTCGATGTCGACGCAGGGCCTGATGGCGCTGCCGACTCAATGGAGCTTCGCCGAGGATGCCGCCAAGAAGGCCGGTACGACGGTCAGCCGCTCCGACTGGCGCGTGCTGCTCTCCTGGCATATTGCCGAAACCCGCGAACAGGCGCAGCGCGAGGCCGGCCAGGGCCTGATGCGCTGGCACAATGAATATACGGTCCGCACGCTGCAGCGGCCGGGGGTGGAGCCGTTCACGTCGCCCGAGGACGCGGTGGAGAAAACCGCGGGCGGCGAGAACGCCGCCTCGACCATCGGCACGCCCGATGACCTGGTTAAAACCATCAAAAACCTGATCCATGTCTCCGGCGGCGTCGGCGCCATCATCGGCTTCGTGCATGACTGGGCCAACCCGGAGAACACCCGCCGGAGCTGGGACATGGTGGCGCGCTACGTGATTCCGGAAATCAACGGCTACGTCGCAAAACTGCGCGAATCGCAAAAATTCCTGATCGAGAACCGCGCGGTGTTCGAGCGCGCGGGCCAGGCCGTGATGGCCAAGATCATGGAAAACGAAAAGGCCGCCGCGGCGCTGCCGCTCACCGGTCCCGGCCGGGTCGCGATCCCGACCGTCAACGCGCCTGACCTGCAGAAGGAAGCAGCCAAACGTAAGGCGTAA
- a CDS encoding MmcB family DNA repair protein encodes MESSVRQISIVPPLDRRQSETALAIARGTARLLRSLGFSCISELPLPSGRRADLVALNDKGEIWIVEIKSSLEDLRADQKWPDYRMHCDRLFFAFTQDLPCEIFPEDAGLIIADAYGAHLHCEAPEHRLPAATRKSMTVRFAMAAAQRINRLVDPQGHGEF; translated from the coding sequence ATGGAATCATCCGTCCGCCAGATCAGCATCGTGCCGCCACTGGACCGCCGCCAGTCGGAGACGGCGCTGGCGATCGCGCGCGGCACGGCGCGGCTGCTGCGCTCGCTCGGCTTCTCCTGCATCAGCGAATTGCCGCTGCCTTCGGGGCGGCGCGCCGACCTGGTGGCGCTGAACGACAAGGGCGAAATCTGGATCGTCGAGATCAAATCGTCACTGGAGGATTTGCGCGCCGACCAGAAATGGCCGGACTACCGGATGCATTGCGACCGGCTGTTCTTCGCCTTCACGCAGGATCTGCCCTGCGAGATTTTTCCCGAAGACGCCGGATTGATCATTGCCGACGCCTACGGCGCGCATCTGCACTGCGAAGCGCCGGAGCATCGCTTGCCGGCCGCGACGCGCAAATCCATGACGGTGCGGTTTGCGATGGCGGCGGCGCAACGGATCAACCGCCTGGTCGATCCGCAGGGGCATGGGGAGTTTTAA
- a CDS encoding RMD1 family protein, which translates to MDQLSKDHSSKSPPGGIRITARALFVSERLNTSGLERGDVLSTTPLAFRVNANGVAILFRYGVVVLIGLNALEEEEFLRGLEHRMTGKSERRDEEIAIIELAPEREDQIPPGGPICLQSLSPERLILIGEALAKSVVLARHEREVASVFDTTEPFARELSRSGRMRGSRRSILKNIGNALLVRHRVSGPVEVEEKPDVLWDKAHLERLYARLEDEYELKERAESLNRKLAVIAESAQVLTDIIDTRRSLRLEVIIVLLILFEVIITIYQLAVGRHV; encoded by the coding sequence ATGGACCAGCTCTCCAAAGACCATTCCTCCAAATCGCCGCCCGGCGGAATTCGCATCACGGCCCGCGCCTTGTTCGTCAGCGAGCGCCTCAATACGTCGGGTCTCGAACGTGGCGATGTCCTTTCCACGACACCGCTCGCGTTTCGCGTCAATGCGAATGGCGTCGCCATACTCTTCCGCTACGGCGTGGTGGTCCTGATCGGGCTGAATGCGCTGGAAGAGGAGGAATTCCTTCGCGGGCTCGAACATCGCATGACGGGGAAGTCTGAGCGACGTGACGAGGAAATCGCCATCATCGAGCTGGCTCCGGAACGGGAGGACCAGATCCCGCCCGGCGGACCGATCTGCCTGCAAAGCCTTTCGCCCGAGCGGCTGATCCTGATCGGCGAGGCACTGGCGAAGAGCGTCGTGCTGGCGCGGCATGAACGCGAGGTGGCCAGCGTCTTCGATACCACCGAACCTTTCGCGCGCGAACTTTCGCGCAGCGGTCGGATGCGCGGCAGCCGCCGCTCGATCCTGAAAAATATCGGCAACGCGCTGCTGGTGCGGCACCGGGTGTCGGGTCCGGTGGAAGTGGAAGAGAAACCCGACGTGCTCTGGGACAAGGCCCATCTGGAGCGGCTGTATGCCCGCCTGGAGGACGAGTACGAACTCAAGGAGCGCGCGGAATCGCTGAACCGCAAGCTCGCCGTGATCGCCGAGAGCGCGCAGGTGCTGACCGACATCATCGATACGCGACGTTCGCTACGGCTCGAAGTGATTATTGTGCTGCTGATCCTGTTCGAGGTGATCATCACGATCTATCAACTCGCCGTGGGTCGGCACGTTTAA
- a CDS encoding VOC family protein, whose protein sequence is MKLAKPRIDIGFATNDAPAALAFWQNEIGLPFDYTQPIRRGYKQHRHDLCGSILKINQVYETLPDNPPSGYRELLIARDDVAAPKPMTDPEGNRVTLVPKGTFGVERIGIRLSVRDVEAHRRFYSTALGLPEGKAIDGAATFLAGDTVLIVEQAADAPDDAAFEGKGWRYITFQVFEVDREHAYVLAHGGREARAPVTLGSTARISMVRDPDGNWIELSQRASLTGSLDPSSDV, encoded by the coding sequence ATGAAGCTCGCAAAACCCCGCATCGATATCGGCTTCGCCACGAACGACGCGCCGGCCGCGCTGGCGTTCTGGCAGAACGAGATTGGCCTGCCGTTCGATTACACCCAGCCGATCCGCCGCGGCTACAAGCAGCACCGCCACGATCTCTGCGGCTCGATCCTGAAGATCAACCAGGTCTATGAGACGCTGCCGGATAATCCGCCCTCCGGCTATCGCGAGCTGCTGATTGCGCGCGACGATGTCGCCGCGCCGAAGCCGATGACCGATCCGGAAGGCAATCGCGTCACGCTGGTGCCGAAGGGGACGTTCGGAGTCGAACGCATTGGCATCCGCCTGAGCGTGCGTGACGTCGAGGCGCATCGCCGCTTCTACAGCACGGCGCTTGGCTTGCCGGAAGGAAAGGCCATCGATGGCGCGGCAACCTTTCTCGCAGGCGATACGGTGCTCATCGTCGAACAGGCGGCGGATGCGCCCGATGATGCCGCGTTCGAGGGCAAGGGATGGCGCTACATTACCTTCCAGGTCTTTGAAGTCGATCGCGAGCACGCTTACGTGCTGGCCCATGGCGGCCGTGAGGCGCGCGCGCCCGTCACGTTGGGTAGCACGGCGAGGATTTCGATGGTGCGCGACCCCGATGGCAACTGGATCGAGCTGTCGCAGCGCGCCTCGCTGACCGGATCGCTGGATCCGTCGAGCGATGTTTAA
- a CDS encoding vWA domain-containing protein, which produces MPRIAPSAFAFALALTALSLSSSLSSAIAKPAVEVAFVLDTTGSMGALIDGAKRKIWSIATAIVDSNPDADIRMGLIAYRDIGDEYVTQKVDLTTDIQDLYARLLELKARGGGDWPESVNEALDVAVNKLQWTSGGDARRIVFLVGDAPPHMDYAQDTKYPVTLKVAKQRDIIVNAVLAGDARDTERVWRDIAQNGNGRFIPIPQDGGQVVVIETPYDEEIIILQREINGTVIPYGSKQLQKRTEGKTKQLSEVAAAAPAQASEMASYINKRSKATSEAVTGEGDLVADVFAGRSKLSTIKEEELPDNLRALKPEQRSEEVDKQMNQRKALNEKLSALVAKRDKYVADQRTKAPPKASSFDRVVEDTLRAQIKR; this is translated from the coding sequence ATGCCGCGCATCGCACCATCCGCCTTTGCCTTTGCCTTGGCCCTCACCGCCCTGTCGCTGTCATCCAGCCTGTCATCGGCCATCGCAAAGCCTGCCGTCGAAGTGGCTTTCGTGCTCGACACCACCGGTTCGATGGGCGCCCTGATCGACGGCGCCAAGCGCAAGATCTGGTCGATCGCGACCGCGATCGTCGATTCCAATCCCGACGCCGACATCCGCATGGGCCTGATCGCCTATCGCGACATCGGCGACGAATACGTCACCCAGAAGGTCGACCTCACCACCGACATCCAGGATCTCTACGCCCGCCTGCTCGAACTGAAAGCGCGCGGCGGCGGCGACTGGCCGGAAAGCGTCAACGAAGCGCTCGATGTCGCCGTCAACAAGCTGCAATGGACATCCGGCGGCGATGCCAGGCGGATTGTGTTCCTGGTCGGCGACGCGCCGCCGCACATGGATTACGCGCAGGACACCAAATATCCGGTCACGCTCAAAGTGGCCAAGCAGAGAGACATCATCGTCAACGCGGTGCTGGCCGGCGACGCCCGCGACACCGAACGGGTATGGCGCGATATCGCGCAGAACGGCAACGGCCGCTTCATCCCGATCCCGCAGGACGGCGGCCAGGTCGTCGTCATCGAGACGCCCTATGACGAGGAGATCATCATCCTGCAGCGCGAAATCAACGGCACGGTGATCCCCTACGGATCGAAACAGCTGCAGAAGCGCACCGAGGGCAAGACCAAGCAATTGTCCGAGGTGGCCGCCGCCGCGCCCGCGCAGGCTTCCGAGATGGCGAGCTATATCAACAAGCGCTCCAAGGCGACGTCGGAGGCCGTCACCGGCGAAGGCGATCTCGTCGCCGACGTGTTTGCCGGCCGCAGCAAGCTCTCCACCATCAAGGAGGAAGAGCTGCCCGACAATCTGCGTGCCCTGAAGCCCGAGCAGCGCAGCGAGGAAGTCGACAAGCAGATGAACCAGCGCAAGGCGCTCAACGAAAAGCTCTCGGCGCTGGTGGCCAAGCGCGACAAATACGTCGCCGACCAGCGCACCAAGGCGCCGCCGAAGGCGTCGTCGTTCGACCGCGTCGTCGAAGATACTCTGAGGGCGCAGATCAAGCGGTAA
- a CDS encoding ActR/PrrA/RegA family redox response regulator transcription factor, producing MNAIAELTDLADRSLLIVEDDKPFLERLSRAMETRGFAVTSCDTVADGLAQINKAAPAFAVVDLRLGDGNGLDVVSALKRKRPEARAIVLTGYGNIATAVTAVKMGAVDYLSKPADADDVVAALLASGTDKSELPSNPMSADRVRWEHIQRIYEMCNRNVSETARRLNMHRRTLQRILAKRAPR from the coding sequence TTGAACGCCATCGCCGAACTGACCGATCTTGCCGACCGCTCGCTGCTGATCGTGGAAGACGACAAGCCGTTTCTGGAGCGGCTGTCGCGCGCAATGGAAACCCGAGGTTTCGCCGTCACGTCATGCGACACAGTGGCTGACGGACTGGCGCAGATCAACAAGGCCGCGCCGGCCTTCGCCGTGGTCGACCTGCGGCTCGGCGACGGCAATGGCCTCGACGTGGTCTCGGCGCTGAAGCGCAAGCGGCCGGAAGCTCGCGCCATCGTGCTGACCGGCTACGGCAACATTGCCACCGCCGTGACCGCGGTGAAGATGGGCGCGGTGGATTATCTCTCCAAGCCCGCCGACGCCGACGACGTGGTCGCGGCTTTGCTTGCCAGTGGCACCGACAAATCCGAACTGCCGTCGAACCCGATGTCGGCGGATCGCGTGCGCTGGGAACACATCCAGCGCATCTACGAAATGTGCAACCGCAACGTCTCGGAAACCGCGCGCCGGCTCAACATGCACCGGCGGACGCTGCAGCGGATTCTGGCGAAACGCGCACCTCGGTAG
- a CDS encoding cytochrome P450 — MSMQSVASPVYSFTPPRRNSLTHIPGDEGWPFIGKTLEVLADPKGQVERQSKKYGLVYRSHLFGETSLVLLGPEANELVLFDQAKQFSSTLGWGRILGLLFPRGLMLLDFEEHRVHRRALSVAFKSGPMKSYLGELDTGIAARVAQWKAKPGPMLFYPAMKQLTLDLAATSFLGAGIGPEVDEITDAFVDMVAASVAVIRKPLPGTPMARGVKGRKRIVAYFSEQIPLRRARGGGDDLFSQLCHATHEDGALLSTQDIVDHMSFLMMAAHDTLTSSLTSFVGELAAHPEWQQKLRGEVASLDLAADAPMNFDHLEAMKLTEMAFKEALRLKPPVPSMPRRSIKDFTFKGYAIPAGSMVGINPLFTHHMPDIWPEPEKFDPLRFTDEAQRHRHRFAWVPYGGGAHMCLGLHFAYMQAKCFARHFLQNLEVSLEPGYKPDWQIWPIPKPRDGLRVVLKAV; from the coding sequence ATGTCGATGCAGAGCGTCGCCTCTCCCGTCTACAGCTTCACCCCACCACGGCGCAATTCGCTGACCCATATTCCGGGTGACGAGGGCTGGCCCTTCATCGGCAAGACGCTGGAAGTGCTGGCCGACCCCAAGGGGCAGGTCGAGCGGCAATCGAAGAAATACGGTCTGGTCTATCGCAGCCATCTGTTCGGCGAGACCAGTCTCGTACTGCTCGGGCCCGAGGCCAATGAGTTGGTGTTGTTCGATCAGGCCAAGCAGTTCTCGTCGACGCTCGGCTGGGGCCGGATCCTCGGGCTGCTGTTCCCGCGCGGGCTGATGCTGCTCGATTTCGAGGAGCATCGCGTGCACCGCCGCGCGCTGTCGGTGGCGTTCAAGTCCGGGCCGATGAAATCCTATCTGGGCGAACTCGATACCGGCATCGCGGCGCGGGTGGCGCAATGGAAGGCAAAGCCTGGGCCGATGCTGTTCTACCCCGCGATGAAGCAGCTCACGCTCGACCTTGCGGCGACGTCGTTCCTCGGCGCCGGCATCGGGCCGGAAGTGGATGAAATCACCGATGCCTTCGTCGATATGGTAGCCGCCTCCGTCGCCGTGATCCGGAAACCCCTCCCCGGCACGCCGATGGCACGCGGCGTCAAGGGCCGCAAGCGCATCGTCGCCTATTTCTCCGAGCAGATACCGCTCCGCCGGGCCAGGGGCGGCGGCGACGACCTGTTCTCGCAGCTTTGCCATGCGACCCACGAGGACGGCGCCCTGCTCTCGACGCAGGACATCGTCGATCACATGAGTTTCCTGATGATGGCCGCCCACGACACGCTGACCTCGTCGCTGACGTCGTTCGTAGGCGAACTGGCCGCGCATCCGGAATGGCAGCAAAAGCTGCGCGGCGAAGTCGCCTCGCTCGATCTCGCCGCCGACGCACCGATGAACTTCGATCATCTTGAAGCCATGAAGCTCACCGAAATGGCCTTCAAGGAAGCGCTGCGGCTCAAGCCGCCGGTGCCCTCGATGCCGCGCCGCTCCATCAAGGATTTTACCTTCAAGGGCTACGCAATTCCGGCCGGCAGCATGGTCGGCATCAATCCGCTGTTCACGCATCACATGCCCGACATCTGGCCCGAGCCGGAAAAGTTCGATCCGCTGCGCTTCACCGACGAGGCCCAACGCCACCGCCACCGCTTCGCCTGGGTGCCCTATGGCGGCGGCGCGCATATGTGCCTCGGCCTGCACTTTGCCTATATGCAAGCAAAGTGCTTTGCGCGGCATTTCCTGCAGAACCTCGAAGTGTCGCTGGAGCCCGGCTACAAGCCGGACTGGCAGATCTGGCCGATTCCGAAACCGCGAGATGGGCTGCGGGTGGTGTTGAAGGCGGTGTGA
- a CDS encoding extracellular catalytic domain type 1 short-chain-length polyhydroxyalkanoate depolymerase, with the protein MSLAKNVEFFRHFPKLNGFNGLGMGIYGRSAPPAGRSPLVEISEFGTNPGALKMFAYVPEPLPRAPALVVVLHGCGQTAAAYDFGAGWSTLARRYGFALLMPEQQSANNANTCFNWFNPGDVARGRGEAASIRQMVARMVADHKIDPGRIHITGLSAGGAMTSVMLAVYPEVFAGGAIIAGLPYGIASNVREALGGMMQSTSRPADKLGDLVRKASKHKGPWPKVSVWHGSADRTVNPGNANEIVKQWLDVHGLPSAPMSVADVDGHPREVWWNADGETVVESYTITDMAHGTPLGLAGNDEPYGAEGAFLIEAGISSSYHIASFFGLTARVIQTDETVEAAVASKIVPSAATESLQSSVLAATLWSKTHKPVRQTKPVPHEPRRRGIDVGGVITRALTAAGLMK; encoded by the coding sequence TTGTCGCTCGCGAAGAACGTCGAATTCTTCCGCCATTTCCCAAAGCTGAATGGGTTCAATGGTTTGGGAATGGGAATTTACGGCAGAAGCGCCCCGCCCGCGGGGCGCAGTCCGCTGGTTGAGATCAGCGAGTTTGGCACCAACCCTGGTGCGCTCAAGATGTTCGCCTATGTGCCGGAGCCGCTGCCGCGCGCGCCTGCGCTGGTCGTCGTGCTGCATGGCTGCGGCCAGACCGCGGCGGCATACGATTTCGGCGCCGGCTGGTCGACGCTTGCGCGGCGCTACGGCTTTGCGTTGCTGATGCCCGAACAGCAGTCCGCCAACAACGCCAACACCTGCTTCAACTGGTTCAATCCGGGCGATGTCGCGCGCGGCCGCGGCGAGGCCGCCTCGATCCGGCAGATGGTCGCGCGCATGGTGGCCGATCACAAGATCGATCCCGGCCGCATCCATATCACCGGCCTTTCTGCCGGCGGCGCGATGACGTCGGTGATGTTGGCCGTCTATCCGGAAGTGTTCGCAGGCGGCGCGATCATCGCCGGCCTTCCCTATGGCATCGCCAGCAATGTTCGCGAGGCGCTCGGCGGCATGATGCAGTCGACATCGCGTCCCGCCGACAAACTGGGCGATCTCGTGCGCAAGGCCTCCAAGCACAAGGGGCCGTGGCCGAAAGTGTCGGTGTGGCACGGCAGCGCCGATCGCACCGTGAATCCCGGCAACGCCAACGAGATCGTCAAGCAATGGCTTGATGTCCATGGCCTGCCGTCCGCGCCGATGTCGGTCGCCGATGTCGACGGCCATCCGCGCGAGGTGTGGTGGAATGCCGACGGCGAGACCGTCGTCGAGTCCTACACCATTACCGATATGGCTCATGGCACGCCGCTGGGCCTCGCCGGCAATGACGAGCCCTACGGTGCGGAAGGCGCATTCCTGATCGAAGCGGGAATCTCGTCGTCCTATCACATCGCCAGTTTTTTCGGCCTCACCGCCCGCGTCATTCAGACGGACGAGACGGTCGAAGCAGCGGTGGCCTCCAAGATCGTCCCATCCGCTGCGACCGAGTCGCTGCAGTCGTCCGTTCTGGCCGCTACGCTCTGGTCGAAAACGCACAAGCCCGTTCGCCAGACCAAGCCGGTGCCGCACGAACCGAGGCGTCGCGGCATCGACGTCGGCGGCGTCATCACCCGCGCGCTCACCGCGGCAGGATTGATGAAGTAA
- a CDS encoding MBL fold metallo-hydrolase, with protein MDDKTETQAGNQAKAGAMIVPVTLFEQNCTIIWHEPSKKAVVIDPGGDVPKILEAIKQTGVTVEKIWLTHGHIDHVGGAAELRDALQVKIEGPHIADKYLLDNVVSSGERFGMTGVRNFGPDRWLDEGDQVSIGDLTFDILHCPGHSPGSVVFFNKELRFAHVGDVLFNGSVGRTDLPGGSHATLISSIKDKLLPLGDDVGFICGHGAGSSIGQERMTNPFITGEM; from the coding sequence ATGGATGACAAAACCGAGACCCAGGCTGGAAACCAGGCCAAAGCCGGCGCGATGATCGTGCCAGTGACGCTGTTCGAGCAGAATTGCACCATCATCTGGCACGAGCCTTCCAAGAAGGCCGTGGTGATCGACCCCGGCGGGGACGTTCCGAAGATTCTGGAGGCGATCAAGCAGACCGGCGTCACGGTGGAGAAAATCTGGCTTACCCACGGCCACATCGACCATGTCGGCGGCGCCGCCGAGCTGCGCGATGCGCTGCAGGTCAAGATCGAGGGTCCGCATATCGCCGACAAATACCTGCTCGATAACGTCGTGAGCAGCGGCGAGCGCTTCGGCATGACCGGTGTGCGCAACTTCGGACCGGACCGCTGGCTCGACGAGGGCGATCAGGTCTCGATCGGCGATCTCACCTTCGACATCCTGCACTGCCCCGGCCACTCGCCGGGCAGCGTGGTGTTCTTCAACAAGGAATTGCGCTTTGCCCATGTCGGCGACGTCTTGTTCAACGGCTCAGTCGGGCGCACGGATTTGCCCGGCGGCAGCCACGCCACGCTGATCAGCTCCATCAAGGACAAGCTGCTGCCGCTCGGCGACGATGTCGGCTTCATCTGCGGCCATGGCGCCGGCTCCAGCATCGGCCAGGAGCGGATGACCAATCCGTTCATCACCGGCGAGATGTGA